The following coding sequences are from one Pseudonocardia sp. EC080619-01 window:
- a CDS encoding RIP metalloprotease, translating to MTVLWTIVGIAIFFFGLLLSIAWHELGHFTTARWFGIKVPEFMVGFGRTIWSVKRGETEYGIKAIPLGGYVRMIGMLPPAPGSGRLGRSRRTGPFQGLMDDARRQSQMDVLPQDEDRQFWTRAPWKRIVVMFAGPFMNLILAVVVFAILLMGVGQATDGTRISDVSECVVPASVAVTQQVEQCPVDAPLTPAAAAGLLPGDRIVSIAGQDIAEAQGQQLREAIRVASGPTPIVIDRDGERIATSVTIIDNEVQDLRDPARTVTAGFIGVSLLPDYVRQGPGTVATEMGAMIVRSGEAITQIPERVPALFGAAFLGEERAPDSPVGVVGVSRIGGEILAQDDVPWQQDVSLFLGLLAAVNISLFLLNLLPIPPLDGGQIVPAIWEAIKRNTARLLGRPDPGPVDAAKLLPFAYVFVLVFIGFSLLLAIADIVNPVRFFG from the coding sequence GTGACCGTGCTCTGGACGATCGTCGGTATCGCGATCTTCTTCTTCGGGCTGCTCCTGTCGATCGCCTGGCACGAGCTGGGCCACTTCACGACGGCCCGCTGGTTCGGGATCAAGGTCCCCGAGTTCATGGTCGGGTTCGGCCGGACGATCTGGTCGGTGAAGAGGGGCGAGACCGAGTACGGGATCAAGGCGATCCCGCTCGGCGGCTACGTCCGCATGATCGGGATGCTGCCGCCGGCCCCCGGGTCCGGGCGGCTCGGCCGCAGCCGGCGCACCGGCCCGTTCCAGGGCCTGATGGACGACGCCCGGCGGCAGTCGCAGATGGACGTGCTGCCGCAGGACGAGGACCGGCAGTTCTGGACCCGCGCGCCGTGGAAGCGGATCGTCGTCATGTTCGCCGGGCCGTTCATGAACCTGATCCTGGCGGTCGTGGTGTTCGCGATCCTGCTGATGGGCGTGGGACAGGCGACCGACGGCACCCGCATCTCCGACGTCAGTGAGTGTGTTGTCCCGGCGAGCGTCGCGGTGACCCAGCAGGTCGAGCAGTGCCCGGTGGATGCGCCGCTGACGCCCGCGGCGGCCGCGGGCCTGCTCCCCGGTGATCGGATCGTGAGCATCGCCGGCCAGGACATCGCCGAGGCCCAGGGGCAGCAGTTGCGCGAGGCCATCCGGGTCGCGTCGGGACCGACCCCGATCGTCATCGACCGAGATGGCGAGCGGATCGCGACGTCGGTGACCATCATCGACAACGAGGTCCAGGATCTCCGGGACCCGGCGCGCACGGTCACGGCCGGCTTCATCGGGGTGTCCCTGCTCCCCGACTACGTGCGGCAGGGTCCCGGCACGGTGGCGACGGAGATGGGCGCCATGATCGTCCGCAGCGGCGAGGCGATCACGCAGATCCCGGAGCGTGTCCCCGCACTTTTCGGCGCTGCGTTCCTCGGTGAGGAGCGTGCGCCGGACAGCCCCGTCGGCGTCGTCGGAGTCTCTCGTATCGGAGGCGAGATCCTCGCTCAGGACGACGTCCCCTGGCAGCAGGACGTGTCCCTATTTCTCGGGCTCCTCGCGGCGGTGAACATCTCGTTGTTCCTGCTCAACCTGCTCCCGATCCCGCCACTGGACGGGGGCCAGATCGTTCCGGCCATCTGGGAGGCGATCAAGAGGAACACCGCGCGGCTCCTCGGTAGACCCGATCCGGGGCCGGTCGATGCGGCTAAGCTCCTGCCGTTCGCCTACGTCTTCGTGCTCGTCTTCATCGGTTTCTCGCTCCTTCTCGCGATCGCCGACATCGTCAACCCGGTCCGGTTCTTCGGGTGA
- the ligD gene encoding non-homologous end-joining DNA ligase, translating into MAASAGEPVELTIGDRVVRLSSPDRVYFPARGETKRDLAAYYESVGDGIVRALRDRPCMLHRFPTGVTGEKVHQKRLPRGAPDWVRTVRVHFPRFNRTADELCVGHLADVVWAVQMSTVEFHPWNSRAADVESPDEWRIDLDPMPSAGWGDVRRVAGVVHEVLDELGATGFPKTSGGSGLHVYVRIPPDHGFADVRRAAHAFAREVGRRCDRVDLSWWRKDRDPSAIFVDYNQNARDHTIACAYSVRGTPDARVSAPVRWDEIDACEPGDFTIATMPARYAELGDLHAGIDEAVFAIDPLLEWADRDARDGAPPPDLPDLDDA; encoded by the coding sequence GTGGCCGCCAGCGCGGGTGAGCCGGTCGAGCTGACGATCGGCGACCGCGTCGTGCGGCTGTCCAGCCCGGACCGCGTCTACTTCCCGGCCCGGGGCGAGACCAAGCGGGACCTGGCCGCGTACTACGAGTCCGTGGGCGACGGCATCGTCCGCGCGCTCCGCGACCGGCCCTGCATGCTGCACCGGTTCCCCACCGGCGTCACCGGGGAGAAGGTGCACCAGAAGCGGCTGCCGCGCGGTGCCCCGGACTGGGTCCGCACGGTGCGCGTGCACTTCCCGCGCTTCAACCGCACCGCAGACGAGTTGTGCGTGGGCCACCTCGCCGACGTCGTGTGGGCGGTGCAGATGTCCACCGTCGAGTTCCACCCGTGGAACTCCCGCGCGGCCGACGTCGAGTCCCCCGACGAGTGGCGGATCGACCTCGACCCGATGCCCTCGGCCGGCTGGGGCGACGTGCGGCGGGTCGCCGGGGTCGTGCACGAGGTGCTCGACGAGCTCGGCGCCACCGGCTTCCCGAAGACGTCCGGCGGGTCCGGGCTGCACGTCTACGTCCGGATCCCGCCGGACCACGGGTTCGCCGACGTCCGCCGGGCGGCGCACGCGTTCGCCCGCGAGGTCGGCCGGCGCTGCGACCGGGTCGACCTGTCCTGGTGGCGGAAGGACCGGGACCCGTCGGCGATCTTCGTCGACTACAACCAGAACGCCCGCGACCACACGATCGCCTGCGCCTACTCGGTGCGCGGCACGCCCGACGCGCGGGTGTCGGCCCCGGTCCGCTGGGACGAGATCGACGCCTGCGAGCCCGGCGACTTCACCATCGCCACGATGCCCGCCCGGTACGCCGAGCTGGGCGACCTGCACGCGGGCATCGACGAGGCCGTCTTCGCCATCGACCCGCTGCTGGAGTGGGCAGACCGCGACGCCCGCGACGGCGCCCCTCCCCCGGACCTCCCCGACCTCGACGACGCGTGA
- a CDS encoding sugar ABC transporter substrate-binding protein has translation MLAVVALVLSGCAGAGTLGLPEGARVVTIAIVSNPQMEDAIELSPRFEAENPDIKLRFVSLSENEARAKITASVATGGDEFDAVMISNYETPQWARNGWLTDLDPLMAQTPGYDREDFTPSIRNALSGPDGHMYSVPFYGESAFLMYRKDLFEQAGLTMPAKPTWEQVAGFADRLTDRSQGRGGICLRGKPGWGEVMAPLDAMINSWGGRWYDPQWNAQLNSPEVREAANFYVDLVRRDGQAGAAGSGFSECGNQFSQGNTAMWFDATVAAGLLENPEESNVVGKVGYAPAPTGPGGLPSSWLYSWALAIPKTTADKGPEQVDATWRFLSWMTSKPYQRMVGEELGWTSVPPGARQSTYEIPEYVESSKAYGPQTRAAINAANQDRPTRDPVPYTGLQFVGIPEFQDLGTRVSQQISAAVAGQQSTDEALEQAQQYAQTVGEGYQQSGEDQ, from the coding sequence GTGCTCGCCGTGGTCGCGCTGGTCCTGTCCGGCTGCGCGGGAGCGGGGACGCTGGGCCTGCCCGAGGGCGCCCGGGTCGTGACGATCGCGATCGTGTCCAACCCGCAGATGGAGGACGCGATCGAGCTCAGCCCGCGCTTCGAGGCGGAGAACCCGGACATCAAGCTCCGGTTCGTCAGCCTGTCGGAGAACGAGGCGCGCGCGAAGATCACCGCATCGGTCGCGACCGGCGGCGACGAGTTCGACGCGGTGATGATCTCGAACTACGAGACCCCGCAGTGGGCCCGCAACGGCTGGCTGACCGACCTCGACCCGCTGATGGCGCAGACGCCGGGCTACGACCGCGAGGACTTCACCCCGAGCATCCGCAACGCCCTGTCCGGTCCGGACGGCCACATGTACTCGGTCCCGTTCTACGGCGAGTCGGCGTTCCTGATGTATCGCAAGGACCTCTTCGAGCAGGCCGGGCTGACGATGCCGGCGAAGCCGACCTGGGAGCAGGTCGCGGGGTTCGCCGACCGGCTGACCGACCGCTCGCAGGGCCGCGGCGGGATCTGCCTGCGCGGCAAGCCCGGCTGGGGCGAGGTCATGGCCCCACTCGACGCGATGATCAATTCCTGGGGTGGTCGCTGGTACGACCCGCAGTGGAACGCCCAGCTGAACTCCCCCGAGGTCCGCGAGGCCGCCAACTTCTACGTCGACCTGGTCCGCCGGGACGGGCAGGCCGGTGCCGCCGGGTCCGGGTTCTCCGAGTGCGGCAACCAGTTCAGCCAGGGCAACACCGCGATGTGGTTCGACGCCACGGTCGCCGCCGGCCTGCTGGAGAACCCGGAGGAGTCCAACGTCGTCGGGAAGGTCGGGTACGCCCCGGCCCCCACCGGCCCGGGCGGACTGCCGTCCAGCTGGCTCTACTCCTGGGCGCTGGCGATCCCGAAGACCACCGCCGACAAGGGCCCCGAGCAGGTCGACGCGACCTGGCGCTTCCTGTCCTGGATGACCTCGAAGCCCTACCAGCGGATGGTCGGCGAGGAGCTCGGCTGGACCTCGGTCCCGCCCGGTGCCCGCCAGTCCACCTACGAGATCCCGGAGTACGTCGAGTCGTCGAAGGCGTACGGCCCGCAGACCCGGGCGGCGATCAACGCCGCGAACCAGGACCGTCCCACCCGGGACCCGGTCCCCTACACCGGGCTGCAGTTCGTCGGGATCCCCGAGTTCCAGGACCTCGGCACCCGGGTCAGCCAGCAGATCTCGGCGGCCGTCGCAGGGCAGCAGAGCACCGACGAGGCCCTCGAGCAGGCCCAGCAGTACGCCCAGACCGTCGGTGAGGGCTACCAGCAGTCCGGGGAGGACCAGTGA
- a CDS encoding ATP-dependent DNA ligase, which produces MDLPVMPPVKPMLAKPASSIPDGRLYEPKWDGFRSIVFRDGDDVEIGSRNERPMTRYFPEVVEAVRANFPDRAVIDGEIVVADPANNRLDFEALQQRIHPAASRVTLLSTETPASFVAFDLLALGADDLTGLPFAERRDLLESALADAAPPVHLTPVTDDTGTARRWFDRFEGAGLDGLIAKDPAGTYQPDKRVMTKIKHERTADCVVAGYRVHKSGPDAVGSLLLGLHDERGVLVSVGVVGAFPMARRRELMTELQPLVTGFDEHPWAWAKQLEGERTPRKSETSRWNAGKDLSFVPLRPERVVEVRYDYMEGARFRHTTQFVRWRPDRAPESCTYEQLDRPVGFDLAEVLAGRG; this is translated from the coding sequence GTGGACCTGCCCGTGATGCCCCCGGTGAAGCCGATGCTCGCCAAGCCCGCGTCGTCGATCCCCGACGGCCGGCTGTACGAGCCCAAGTGGGACGGCTTCCGCTCGATCGTCTTCCGGGACGGTGACGACGTCGAGATCGGCTCCCGCAACGAGCGGCCGATGACGCGCTACTTCCCCGAGGTCGTCGAGGCGGTGCGGGCGAACTTCCCGGACCGCGCGGTGATCGACGGCGAGATCGTCGTCGCGGACCCCGCGAACAACCGCCTCGACTTCGAGGCGCTCCAGCAGCGGATCCATCCCGCCGCGAGCCGGGTGACGCTCCTGTCGACCGAGACGCCGGCGTCGTTCGTGGCGTTCGACCTGCTCGCGCTCGGCGCCGACGACCTGACCGGGCTGCCGTTCGCCGAGCGTCGCGACCTGCTGGAGTCCGCGCTCGCCGACGCCGCCCCGCCGGTGCACCTCACCCCCGTCACCGACGACACCGGCACCGCCCGGCGCTGGTTCGACCGGTTCGAGGGCGCCGGGCTCGACGGCCTGATCGCGAAGGACCCGGCGGGGACCTACCAGCCGGACAAGCGCGTCATGACCAAGATCAAGCACGAACGGACCGCGGACTGCGTCGTCGCCGGGTACCGGGTGCACAAGTCCGGGCCGGACGCCGTCGGGTCGCTCCTGCTCGGCCTGCACGACGAGCGCGGGGTGCTGGTGTCGGTCGGTGTCGTCGGCGCGTTCCCGATGGCACGCAGACGGGAGCTGATGACCGAGCTCCAGCCGCTGGTCACCGGCTTCGACGAGCACCCGTGGGCCTGGGCGAAGCAGCTCGAGGGCGAGCGCACCCCGCGCAAGTCCGAGACGAGCCGCTGGAACGCCGGCAAGGACCTCTCGTTCGTGCCGCTGCGCCCGGAGCGGGTCGTGGAGGTGCGCTACGACTACATGGAGGGCGCCCGGTTCCGGCACACCACCCAGTTCGTGCGGTGGCGCCCGGACCGCGCCCCGGAGTCGTGCACCTACGAACAGCTGGACCGGCCGGTCGGGTTCGACCTGGCCGAGGTCCTCGCGGGCCGCGGCTGA
- a CDS encoding LacI family DNA-binding transcriptional regulator: MAEVARLAGVSTATVSHVLNGTRPVREHTRRQVLAAMAEVSYSPNAAARSLATARTRTVALALSAISNPYLGELLHGVEDEAAAAGYTLLLTDPHDDPGTEATAVARLRSRVDGLLLAPSADSSGTLEALSEQEVPVVLVDRMLGGGYDEVGAENVEPVAGLVHHLAAAGHTRIGFVAGQAGLATTVERLEGYRLGLRRAGLDYGLVLEGHSEAEPARSAVRSLLSAPDRPGALITGNNAMTIGAVQAAHDVGLAVPGDIALAAFDDFPWADAFSPRLTVVAQPFAEIGREAVRLLLRRMADADAEPRSVRLPTTFVHRDSCGCR; the protein is encoded by the coding sequence ATGGCCGAGGTCGCCCGGCTCGCCGGGGTGTCCACCGCGACCGTCTCCCATGTGCTCAACGGCACCCGGCCGGTGCGCGAGCACACCCGCCGTCAGGTGCTCGCCGCCATGGCCGAGGTCAGCTACTCGCCCAACGCGGCAGCCCGCTCGCTCGCGACCGCCCGCACCCGCACCGTGGCGCTCGCCCTGTCCGCGATCTCCAACCCGTACCTCGGCGAGCTGCTGCACGGCGTCGAGGACGAGGCGGCCGCCGCCGGGTACACGCTGCTGCTCACCGACCCGCACGACGACCCCGGCACGGAGGCGACGGCCGTCGCCCGCCTGCGCAGCCGTGTCGACGGGCTGCTGCTCGCGCCGTCGGCGGACTCGTCGGGGACGCTGGAGGCACTGTCCGAACAGGAGGTGCCGGTCGTCCTGGTCGACCGGATGCTCGGTGGCGGCTACGACGAGGTCGGCGCCGAGAACGTCGAGCCGGTGGCCGGGCTGGTCCATCACCTGGCCGCGGCCGGGCACACCCGGATCGGGTTCGTCGCCGGTCAGGCCGGTCTCGCGACGACCGTCGAGCGGCTCGAGGGCTACCGGCTGGGACTGCGCCGCGCCGGGCTCGACTACGGGCTCGTCCTGGAAGGACACTCGGAGGCCGAGCCGGCCCGCAGCGCCGTCCGCTCGCTCCTGTCGGCCCCCGACCGGCCCGGCGCGCTGATCACCGGTAACAACGCCATGACCATCGGTGCGGTCCAGGCCGCGCACGACGTCGGCCTGGCAGTCCCCGGGGACATCGCCCTGGCCGCGTTCGACGACTTTCCCTGGGCCGACGCGTTCAGCCCACGCCTCACCGTCGTCGCGCAGCCGTTCGCCGAGATCGGCCGGGAGGCGGTGCGGCTGTTGCTGCGGCGCATGGCCGACGCGGACGCCGAGCCGCGGTCGGTGCGGCTCCCCACGACCTTCGTGCACCGGGACTCCTGCGGCTGCCGTTGA
- the mug gene encoding G/U mismatch-specific DNA glycosylase yields MGRLPSRDELDRARDRMIPDVLPGPGDPPLRVLFCGINPGLVSAATGHHFARPGNRFWPVLHGSGFTPRLLTPAEQGELAGLGLGITNMAPRATARADELTDDELVAGGEHLRTLVGARAPRWLAVVGIGAYRTAFGRRDAAVGEQDDRLGATRVWVLPNPSGLNAHWSRAGMVAEFARLRAVSGG; encoded by the coding sequence GTGGGACGCCTGCCGAGCCGCGACGAGCTCGACCGTGCCCGGGACCGGATGATCCCGGACGTGCTCCCCGGCCCCGGTGACCCGCCGCTGCGGGTGCTGTTCTGCGGGATCAACCCGGGCCTGGTCTCCGCGGCGACCGGGCACCACTTCGCCCGCCCGGGGAACCGGTTCTGGCCGGTGCTGCACGGGTCCGGGTTCACGCCGCGGCTGCTGACGCCCGCCGAGCAGGGCGAGCTGGCCGGGCTCGGGCTGGGCATCACCAACATGGCGCCGCGCGCGACCGCGCGGGCCGACGAGCTGACCGACGACGAGCTGGTCGCCGGTGGCGAGCACCTGCGCACCCTGGTCGGCGCCCGCGCGCCGCGCTGGCTCGCGGTCGTCGGGATCGGCGCCTACCGGACCGCGTTCGGCCGGCGCGACGCCGCGGTGGGGGAGCAGGACGACCGCCTCGGCGCCACGCGGGTCTGGGTGCTGCCGAACCCGTCCGGGCTCAACGCGCACTGGTCGCGGGCCGGGATGGTCGCCGAGTTCGCCCGGCTCCGCGCCGTGTCGGGCGGCTGA
- the dxr gene encoding 1-deoxy-D-xylulose-5-phosphate reductoisomerase, whose protein sequence is MKSLVVLGSTGSIGAQALDVIAKAGGFAVTGLAAGGSDVPALAAQAREHRVPRVAVSSPAAAEALREQLPGVEVLDGPDAATELVAAAGADIVLNGITGSRGLRPTLAALESGARLALANKESLVAGGPLVLAAAGPGQIVPVDSEHSALAQCLRGGRASEVDRLVLTASGGPFRGRDRASLADVTLDQALKHPTWDMGPVITINSATLVNKGLEVIEAHLLFGTPYDRIDVTVHPQSIVHSMVTFADGSTIAQASPPDMRLPIALALGWPDRLPGASAACDFAEAQTWTFEPLDDDAFPGVRLARAAGLAGGCVPAVLNAANEELVAAFVQGRIGYLGVTDLLGEVLEAADAWTGDPATVADVLAAEEWARAHAREKAAS, encoded by the coding sequence ATGAAGTCACTCGTCGTGTTGGGCAGTACCGGGTCGATCGGCGCCCAGGCCCTCGATGTGATCGCGAAGGCCGGCGGGTTCGCCGTCACCGGGCTGGCCGCCGGCGGGTCGGACGTGCCCGCGCTGGCCGCCCAGGCGCGGGAGCACCGGGTGCCGCGGGTCGCCGTGTCGTCCCCGGCCGCGGCGGAGGCACTGCGGGAGCAGCTCCCGGGCGTCGAGGTGCTCGACGGGCCGGACGCCGCGACCGAGCTCGTCGCCGCCGCGGGCGCCGACATCGTGCTCAACGGCATCACCGGGTCCCGCGGGCTCCGGCCGACGCTGGCCGCGCTGGAGTCGGGGGCCCGGCTGGCGCTGGCGAACAAGGAGTCGCTGGTCGCGGGCGGGCCGCTGGTGCTCGCCGCCGCCGGGCCCGGGCAGATCGTGCCGGTCGACTCCGAGCACTCCGCGCTGGCCCAGTGCCTGCGCGGCGGCCGGGCGTCGGAGGTCGACCGGCTCGTCCTGACCGCGTCCGGCGGGCCGTTCCGCGGCCGGGACCGGGCCTCGCTGGCCGACGTGACCCTCGACCAGGCGCTCAAGCACCCCACCTGGGACATGGGCCCGGTCATCACGATCAACTCGGCGACCCTGGTGAACAAGGGACTCGAGGTGATCGAGGCGCACCTGCTGTTCGGTACCCCGTACGACCGGATCGACGTCACCGTGCACCCGCAGTCGATCGTGCACTCGATGGTCACCTTCGCCGACGGCTCCACGATCGCCCAGGCGTCGCCGCCGGACATGCGGCTGCCGATCGCGCTCGCGCTGGGATGGCCGGACCGGCTCCCCGGAGCGTCCGCCGCCTGCGACTTCGCCGAGGCGCAGACCTGGACCTTCGAGCCCCTCGACGACGACGCGTTCCCCGGCGTCCGGCTCGCCCGCGCCGCCGGTCTCGCCGGCGGCTGCGTGCCCGCCGTGCTCAACGCGGCCAACGAGGAGCTCGTGGCGGCGTTCGTGCAGGGCAGGATCGGCTACCTGGGCGTGACCGACCTGCTCGGTGAGGTGCTGGAGGCGGCCGACGCCTGGACGGGTGACCCCGCTACCGTGGCGGACGTGCTGGCGGCCGAGGAGTGGGCCCGCGCCCACGCGCGGGAGAAGGCGGCGTCGTGA
- the ispG gene encoding flavodoxin-dependent (E)-4-hydroxy-3-methylbut-2-enyl-diphosphate synthase, whose translation MSVSLGMPSAPAPTLAPRRKTRQLQVGPVGVGSDHPISVQSMTTTLTSDVNATLQQIAELTASGCDIVRVACPSADDAEALPAIAQKSQIPVIADIHFQPKYVFAAIEAGCAAVRVNPGNIRKFDDQVKEIAHAARDHGTPIRIGVNAGSLDKRLMEKHGKATPEALAESALWEASLFAEHDFHDIKISVKHNDPVVMVRAYELLAEQCDYPLHLGVTEAGPAFQGTIKSAVAFGALLRQGIGDTIRVSLSAPPVEEIKVGQQILESLNLRPRKLEIVSCPSCGRAQVDVYTLADEVTAGLTGMEVPLRVAVMGCVVNGPGEAREADLGVASGNGKGQIFVKGEVIKTVPEHKIVETLIEEAMRIAEEMGEPVDGATGEPQVTVG comes from the coding sequence GTGAGCGTCTCCCTGGGTATGCCCTCCGCGCCCGCGCCGACCCTGGCCCCGCGCCGGAAGACCCGGCAGCTGCAGGTCGGGCCGGTCGGCGTCGGCTCCGACCACCCGATCTCCGTCCAGTCGATGACGACCACCCTGACCTCGGACGTCAACGCGACGTTGCAGCAGATCGCGGAGCTGACCGCGTCCGGCTGCGACATCGTCCGTGTCGCGTGCCCGTCCGCCGACGACGCCGAGGCCCTCCCGGCCATCGCGCAGAAGTCGCAGATCCCGGTGATCGCCGACATCCACTTCCAGCCGAAGTACGTGTTCGCCGCGATCGAGGCGGGCTGCGCCGCGGTCCGGGTGAACCCCGGCAACATCCGCAAGTTCGACGACCAGGTCAAGGAGATCGCGCACGCCGCGCGCGACCACGGCACGCCGATCCGGATCGGCGTCAACGCCGGCTCGCTGGACAAGCGGCTGATGGAGAAGCACGGCAAGGCCACGCCGGAGGCCCTCGCCGAGTCCGCGCTGTGGGAGGCGAGCCTGTTCGCCGAGCACGACTTCCACGACATCAAGATCTCGGTGAAGCACAACGACCCGGTCGTCATGGTCCGTGCCTACGAGCTGCTGGCCGAGCAGTGCGACTACCCGCTGCACCTCGGCGTCACCGAGGCCGGCCCGGCGTTCCAGGGCACCATCAAGTCCGCGGTCGCGTTCGGCGCGCTGCTGCGCCAGGGGATCGGCGACACGATCCGGGTGTCCCTGTCCGCGCCGCCGGTCGAGGAGATCAAGGTCGGCCAGCAGATCCTCGAGTCGCTGAACCTGCGCCCGCGCAAGCTGGAGATCGTGTCCTGCCCGTCCTGCGGGCGGGCCCAGGTCGACGTCTACACCCTCGCCGACGAGGTCACCGCCGGCCTGACCGGCATGGAGGTCCCGCTGCGGGTGGCCGTCATGGGCTGCGTCGTGAACGGTCCGGGCGAGGCCCGCGAGGCCGACCTCGGCGTCGCCTCCGGCAACGGCAAGGGCCAGATCTTCGTGAAGGGCGAGGTCATCAAGACCGTGCCGGAGCACAAGATCGTGGAGACCCTCATCGAGGAGGCCATGCGGATCGCCGAGGAGATGGGCGAGCCGGTCGACGGCGCCACGGGCGAGCCACAGGTGACGGTCGGCTGA
- a CDS encoding DUF2631 domain-containing protein, with protein sequence MASNTREVAIRSGVDPEAEPSVDWGWHQNFTKGLPIAAGLTGVVLLLFLIGHPASWTEILYMAIPAVFCLVGAVVYPIYKRRSWRH encoded by the coding sequence GTGGCGAGCAACACACGCGAGGTCGCGATCAGGTCGGGCGTCGACCCCGAGGCGGAGCCGTCGGTCGACTGGGGATGGCACCAGAACTTCACGAAGGGCCTCCCGATCGCCGCGGGCCTCACGGGCGTCGTCCTGCTGCTGTTCCTGATCGGCCACCCGGCCAGCTGGACCGAGATCCTCTACATGGCGATCCCGGCCGTGTTCTGCCTGGTCGGCGCCGTCGTGTACCCGATCTACAAGCGGCGCAGCTGGCGGCACTGA
- a CDS encoding GNAT family N-acetyltransferase, which produces MLRVAGARLLDDRHRSGVHDALDADPVASCMVAARVEAVGLDPWRLGGELWSYGGPADGLCFSGANLVPLRGERAAIRAFADRARRGGRVCSSLVGRAELVMPLWDELAPGWGPAREIRADQPLMALQGPPAVAPDPHVRPVRIAELDRYLPAAVAMFTEEVGVDPRDGDGGAGYRARVAELITSGRAFARFHEGEVVFKAEVGALSRTVGQIQGVWVHPAWRGHGLGTSGTASVAMALSAMGRCASLYVNAFNTPARAAYRRVGFTQVARFATVLF; this is translated from the coding sequence GTGCTGAGGGTGGCCGGTGCACGGCTTCTCGACGATCGTCACCGCTCCGGGGTGCACGACGCCCTCGACGCCGATCCGGTCGCCTCGTGCATGGTCGCCGCCCGCGTCGAGGCCGTGGGCCTGGATCCGTGGCGGCTCGGCGGTGAGCTGTGGTCGTACGGCGGGCCGGCCGACGGGCTCTGCTTCTCCGGGGCCAACCTGGTCCCGCTGCGGGGCGAGCGTGCCGCGATCCGCGCCTTCGCCGACCGCGCGCGGCGTGGTGGGCGGGTCTGCTCGTCGCTGGTCGGCCGTGCCGAGCTGGTCATGCCGCTGTGGGACGAGCTCGCCCCCGGCTGGGGCCCGGCCCGCGAGATCCGCGCCGACCAGCCACTGATGGCGCTGCAGGGGCCGCCCGCGGTGGCGCCCGACCCGCACGTGCGCCCGGTGCGGATCGCCGAGCTGGACCGCTACCTGCCGGCGGCCGTCGCGATGTTCACCGAGGAGGTCGGCGTCGACCCCCGTGACGGCGACGGCGGCGCGGGGTACCGCGCCCGGGTCGCCGAGCTGATCACCTCGGGGCGGGCGTTCGCCCGGTTCCACGAGGGCGAGGTCGTGTTCAAGGCCGAGGTCGGTGCGTTGTCCCGGACGGTCGGGCAGATCCAGGGCGTCTGGGTGCACCCGGCCTGGCGCGGGCACGGCCTCGGGACGTCCGGCACCGCCTCGGTCGCGATGGCGCTGTCCGCGATGGGCCGGTGCGCCAGCCTGTACGTCAACGCCTTCAACACCCCGGCCCGCGCCGCGTACCGGCGGGTGGGGTTCACCCAGGTCGCCCGGTTCGCGACGGTCCTGTTCTGA